AAGGCCAAGGAAATTTTATCAATGATAGCGGGTTATCCTTTCATGATGTCTGGGCAGCCACGGCCTGTGAGGGCTCGGCCTGCTGTGATGGAAATGTTTGATGATCAACCAATAAAGCCTAACAGAAAGATCAAGATCCGTTGGTTGGAGCCTAGTGATCCTGATTTTGAGCTGGCAAAGGAAGTAAAGAATCTTACTCGCAAACATGCTGCAGAAGTAGAATTCCTTGACAAAGTAAGTTCATTCCTGGAAATCAATCTATTTTCTATAGGGGTCTTATTTCTATTACTATTCCAATTCTCCAATTTTCTGAGTATGCTTCTAGGAGTTGATGTTAACAATATCTATTTTccaatgaatttttatttgcaACATTCATGTAAGTTTCTGGTGTCTTTTTACATGCATGCTTGTGTCAAACGGTCAAATATTgcacttaaataaaaatattttgattcaaCATTTACATTAACTGAAGAGCAGTTAGCAGTAGTGTTAAGCATTTTTGTAGTGAGTGTGTGATAATTACTAGTATCTTTATGGGAACTGGCTGGTGGAAATGGTGCTGTaacaagttatttttaatttcttaagttCTGTCAGCACACAACCTTAATAAATTGTGAAGAGGTAAGTGAAGTTATGCTGAAATTGAAATAACAGAGTAATATCTGgtttaaaattagaaattggGGAAACTTAGGGATGGAAAGATAATCTATCCATATTAAACATACCAGAAACTatggattttgttttctttgatgatctAGGATAAGAAAACACTGTTTGAAATACTGGTTGATTTGTTATGTTATGTTTTCTGTCTTAAGTCTTAACTAGTTGCTTTGATCTTTCAGTTTGTGATTGACAGAATTTATTAGctttattttcaaagaaagaaTATATCACCACTCTGTGTAATGTAAGCATGTCTTTGAAGTCAGCTTGTTTCTatctacttttaaatttttagtaaATTGAGATTGAGGGTGAGGGCTGACACAACatcaagatttttatttttaaacatctATCCTTCCTACACTCCATTTTGGTAGGAGCTTCGTGCAGAGTTGCCCATATAACCATATTATAATCTTCTCTTGTTCTTTAAATCAAAGGTGGATACCCCTTTACTCATACACCTTATAGACAAGTCCACTTTATAGAAGCATTGTCTTGTCGGAAAATTGGATGCCGTCTTTAAGTAGTTAAGTATAAAGAAAATATgcgttttattcatttattttcaatGATAGCATTCTGGTTTGAACTTATGGCCTCTTGCTAACTATCCAAACTCTTCAGCACTGGTTCACTCCCTATTGGCTTAGAAGACTCTTTTATTAGAATGGAAGGCAATCTTGCTAAATAAACTTAGTCCCCTTTTCTGCAATCAAAATAAAACCCGAAACTGTGGCTTGCTAATCATCATAAATATGTTTGATGTCTACTGTGAGAGATAGTAGTATTATCATATTATGAAGTGTGTTTTGGGTATGCTTGTGCTGCTTCAATTTCAGCTGCTACTAGAAGACGAAGAGAAGCTAGCAAAGCAGCAGGAAGAGACACTTAAGGTGCATTACAAAAAGTTTAAGATGATAGAGGGCATTATGGCTGACAAAACTGCTCATCGTTTGGCACGAAAGTATAATCTACATGTTGCAGATGATTGGGCTCGTTTGGATTAACAACTTATGTAAATAGCTTTTTAGTTTTCCTTGCTAGGATTTAAGGTTTGTTGCTTCTTTCTACTCCCACTACTACTACTAAAGAAGCTCAGATCATACATGTTATATGATATGCTCTTTGATCCATGCCCaagatcaccttttgtttcgtTTTCTTTTGATTCAGAGTAGGGTGTTGGTGgtaatataaatttaacttCGCCAGATTTATTTTTCCCTTAAATTGATTATGGTAATCCATATTTTCCTTTTAGAGCATTATTTTTTATCcctagaaattgaatacagtACTAGAGGGTTTATAATACTCACATACTCTCTTCAAGAAGTTAGACCTccattgtttttctttgaaagtatACCACTATTCTGAGATTACTCCCTTGAGACTAGCCCTTTGAATTTGGTGATTTAGAGCAAGTGAAATGAGAGAAATTATGTGTCTTGTGTTTGGTTGGAGTGGGAATGACATGCAGAAATTGCAAAAATTTATGCATCCTACCATAATGCAAGTCTTGCTTTGAATATCGTTAAAGTGAGAAGATTtgtaatattttgtttgttttaatttcttaaacaaataaaaataattttttaatttaatataatttaaataaataattttatgctaagaaaaataattgagtaataattatttattgattttttaatctaaataaaTTGAGTTGTAATGTTAAAGTAGACTCattatattttcttcaaaatgttttttactttaaaaatatctttttgaccATATGCTCTGTCCTAGTCTCCTAGATGTATATTGGTCATTTCACACAAATTGTCTCAGTAAATTCtctgtaaattttaaaatcatgaatTATTTGGAgtatatttaactatttatgactcattttaatcttttagatattttactattttctcCTAGTATGACTTTTTAGGGATGTATTGGTCATTTTACCATTTTTTGGCGCCGGTCCGGATGCAATATTAAAAATCTAAACTAGATAAATCTTACTGGTGTGAATGCATGAGCTTTTGAAATATGAGATTCCCATCTGGTCTTCCAGTTCCAGAATAAAATATAGAATTAAGAAGACAATATAGTAAACTAAAAGTATGGGCATTACAAAAAATGACTTATGATTTCCTAACAAAAATCTTCTAAACATAGTAAAAAGGAATTTTGAAAGTTGGTAAGATttggttgtttttattttgggtTAATTTATCAGTCCTGTAATGATCAAAGGGAAACTGTATTTTGTGttgacttttaattttaaagggtatttttttggtaaattctATGATGTTTCTAGCTCTGCTTCAATATCAAACCTCATAAAATGAAcattttagtaatattttatacAAAGTCTCAAAATTACTTCTGAATTTCGAAATAATCTTGATGAATTACCATTAATCACACTTAAATCATCCAATGGACGGGGTTGTCTATCTACAGGAGTTAGTATAAATCTACACTGTTTGTTAGCAATATAATCTAGTTTTCGGTTGAATTAACAACTTCAaccataaattaataatcaattcATTAGATTAAGTCTTATAATTTCTTATTGTTTTCACTTAATTAATGATGCAAACGAGTTATTTAATAAAAACGGTATAACTTAATATGCCACTATTAgtcaaatcaagaaaaaaaatccatttataATTAGTAGTGGGTCTTAGCTtgtttaatttatgtaataaattaaaaggaatcctatttatttctttaaaattttggttttcTATATTTTGGACATAAACAATGACTTTATGtccaattttcttatttttgttaggGATCAAGGATCTTTAATAAGTTagcaattttttaaactttgttaAGGGTTAACTAAACAATTTATTAAAGTGTGACAAAGGTTAAATTTACGGTGATAATgacttgtatatttttttaatcaagtggTTCAGGATTCAAATTCTAGTTGATCATTAGGTATGGAATAAATTGTGTtaagagataaatatttatcttgtgTGTAAATTCTAGTTGATCcgtaattacaaaataaattgtgttgAGAAAGAAATATTCACCTTCTATGCGTTTATATTTCTAGACAAAGATTCGTCATTCTTTTTGGTCAGAAATTATTTTGTACtaatatcatgataaaaataaattgtaattattataaacattGAAAGAATTAAactgcaatttctttaaaatgatttaacattattgataaaaaatttacatgaatTTCCCAATAAAATTCTGCAGGCTACACACATAAACCTTTATTTCTTCTAACTAGTGATTGCTGCATACAACAGCTGATTCCATGTATCTGGCAGCCCTGCTACACACCAATGAGTGCAGTCCATGCCTCTGAATCCATTGTAAGAACTAGGATGTGCATCTTTTCTCAACTGTGACAGAGTTGTAATGTTAAGCAGGTGAACAGGTTTGGTTATGTTCTTCAGCACATCTTCCAATACAAATAATGCTGCTGGCAATCCATTAGGGTAAGTTGATCCACTTATTGGCTGCGTCTCCTTGGAACAGTTTCGCACTCCTGGCTCATTCCACCCCGTGCCACTGATTTATATACAAAAGTTGGGGgaaaattgaatattaaaatcAGAAGAATGTTAATGACACTTTTTAAAAGGTCTTTGCTTATTAAGAGTATTTCTCTCGggcttaataataaattttatcaccaaaattttatttttatgtattttaccattcaattttcataatttttgtgaattttactACTCAAGtttttattcacaaattttactatttaaattttttatttttgtgtattttatcattaagatgataacaaaataatataaaaaattatttttttaaaaaattttgttaCAATCAGTTATAGTTATAACATATGTAAAAAGTTACTTTTCAATCTCGGTTATAATTGAAAATCATTCATATTTTGTTAGTGATAGTAAAATacatcaaaaaagaaaattttaaattgtaaaatttgaaaaataaaattttaatggtaaaatttacaaaataataaatgttagaAGGGTAAAATTTACAATTGCATCTTAAAAGACATTAGAGGATAActattttgaagctttgaatttACTAATGAGAAGAAAATGTGTCAAACTTACTTGTAATGGGAAGGAGAAATTCCTTGGAAAAGAACTTTGGTTTTGTTTGTATCTACCTCTGCATTGACCCAATTAGCCCATGTTGTCAAACCAAGTTTAAAAGCTTCCATGCGATCCATGTCTTTGAGTATCTTGTCACCAATTTGAACATAATCCCATCTGCATCACAAAATGGTCAAGTTAATTACTTATTAGCTATTGTCACAATCAAAACTTTTGGTGCACTAATTAGCGTTCCGTTTGAATAAATATTCATAAAcacttatagaaaaaaaaagttaattcaaCCTATGcataaattacttttaattcatagaaaaagtttatttcattttttatttcttttttgatttatttaaacaTGGCCTAAATGATTTTGAGGAAATCATACGGTTGCTTAGGCCCTCTGCGGTACCACCAAAGCCAAGTGTTGAAAACCATAATGTCCATTTCTTTCCATATGCTTCCACTCTGAAGGGAATCAAGCTTCAATACTCGACCAATTTTGT
The nucleotide sequence above comes from Glycine soja cultivar W05 chromosome 11, ASM419377v2, whole genome shotgun sequence. Encoded proteins:
- the LOC114376835 gene encoding uncharacterized protein LOC114376835 isoform X1 encodes the protein MSNLQPRQAAREQRLWIQPRALLSLPLPNPSFSHDPTFQRLISHSPATRFDSLYCMESSAEKYAAFKQKVSRTVYLDNMSPQVTESVIRTALDQFATVKNVKFIPNYIGPSNQPQCALVELDSAKKAKEILSMIAGYPFMMSGQPRPVRARPAVMEMFDDQPIKPNRKIKIRWLEPSDPDFELAKEVKNLTRKHAAEVEFLDKLLLEDEEKLAKQQEETLKVHYKKFKMIEGIMADKTAHRLARKYNLHVADDWARLD
- the LOC114376835 gene encoding uncharacterized protein LOC114376835 isoform X3 gives rise to the protein MESSAEKYAAFKQKVSRTVYLDNMSPQVTESVIRTALDQFATVKNVKFIPNYIGPSNQPQCALVELDSAKKAKEILSMIAGYPFMMSGQPRPVRARPAVMEMFDDQPIKPNRKIKIRWLEPSDPDFELAKEVKNLTRKHAAEVEFLDKLLLEDEEKLAKQQEETLKVHYKKFKMIEGIMADKTAHRLARKYNLHVADDWARLD
- the LOC114376834 gene encoding protein trichome birefringence-like 41; amino-acid sequence: MRMHPWIFGVICLCQLLCVVTTGGGGHVESNFKWQRSEEKHELSCNMYEGRWELDDSYPLYDSSTCPHIRKEFDCLKYGRPDQQYLKYRWQPNECDLPRFDGKDFLTKLKGKQIMFIGDSVSLNQWQSLICLLRSSVPQTEILEQGDVNVSNYTFQDYGVSVIIFHSTYLVDIEEDKIGRVLKLDSLQSGSIWKEMDIMVFNTWLWWYRRGPKQPWDYVQIGDKILKDMDRMEAFKLGLTTWANWVNAEVDTNKTKVLFQGISPSHYNGTGWNEPGVRNCSKETQPISGSTYPNGLPAALFVLEDVLKNITKPVHLLNITTLSQLRKDAHPSSYNGFRGMDCTHWCVAGLPDTWNQLLYAAITS